From Tistrella mobilis:
GTCTCGCGCAGTGCGGCGAACAGGGCGGCATCGGCCTCGGGGTCGTGGAAGGGCGCGCCGGGCACATCGATCACCGACACGCCGCCCAGCGGCAGCAGGAAGCGGACCTCGCCCTCCATGCGGTTCAGCCGCTCGCCGATCCAGCGGCCCATCCGGTCGTTCTCCTCGGGCGTGGTCCGCATCAGCGTGACCTGGGCATTGTGGACATGAAGCTGCCGGTCGCGATAGCGCGCGGGCACGGTCTCCAGCCCGCCGAAATTCACCATGTCGAGCGCGCCGCACGAACCGACATAGGGCAGCCGCGTGCGGATCGCCGCACCCAGCCGGTCCTCGCCCGCGCTCATCACCCCGCCCATCAGCAGATCGGCGACTTCGGTGGTGGTCACGTCGATCATGCCGGCAAGGCGGCCGCTATCGGCCAGTTTCTCCATCGTCCGCCCGCCGGTGCCGGTGGCGTGGAAAACGAAGCATTCGTAATCGGCCTCCAGCCGCGCCACCACCTGTTCGATGCAGGGGGTGGTGACGCCGAACATGGTCAGGCCGAGCGCGGGCTTCTCCGGTACCACGGCGTCGGGCAGCGGCCGGGTGACGGCGCCGGCCATCATGTTGGCGGCATTGCCCAGAACCTTGCGCGAGATTGAATTCAGCCCGGCCAGATCGACCACCGAATAGAGCATGGCGATGTCGTTGGGCCCCACATAGGGCGCCACATCGCCCGAGGCGACGGTCGAGATCATGATCTTAGGGGTGCCGACCGGAAGCCGACCCATCCCCGGGGTGATCAGTGCGGTATTGCCCGAACCGCCCGCCCCGATCATGCCCAGGATGCGGGGCGCCTGCGCATCCACCCAGGCCGCGAAGGCCCGCGCCACAATGGCCACCGCCTGACCGCGATCCGCCGTTGCAGCCAGTTCTTCCGCCGCCCCAGGCAGCGCGGCCAGCACGTCCCGCGTGGTGACGTCGGCGGCCCCGGAGCTGCCGCGGGGGGCCACATCGACCAGTTTCACGGCCACGCCGGCCGCGCGGATCAGATCCCGCAGATAGACCAGCTCGTCGCTCTTGGTATCGCAGGTGCCGGTGACGACGACGAAGGGGGCATCGGTCGTATCGCTCATGGGGTCGTTCCCTCCCGGTTCGGCTTTTGACCGAACCCTATTGCATCGGAACCCTTCACCCCAAGAGAAATTCCACACCATTGCCCGCGGAAAAAGCGAGCCCTCGGTCACAGCAGAACCATCACCACCAGCACCAGGGTAAGCAGCACAAGATATGCCCTGGCATGCAGACGATCAGGCAGGCGGCCGATCAGCGGCGCGCTCAGCCTGACGCCGATCGTCGATCCGATGGCGAGGGCCAGGAAGGCGCCGGCATCGACATATCCCGTCGATCCCTCGGCCAGCCCCACATAGCCGATCGTCCCCGCCACCGCCATCGGCAGGGAAAGCGGGCTTGCCATCGCAGTGGCGGCGGTCATGTCGGCGCCGCGCCGACGCAGCAGCGGCACGGTCATCACGCTGCCGCCGACGCCCAGAAAGGCCGCGATCGCGCCGATGCCCAGCCCGATCAGGGCCGCGGCCCGCCGCCGCATCGGCCGGGCCGGCCTCGCCGCACGGGTCATGAAACCGGGCCGGAACAGACAGTCGAGAATGGTGAGGCCCAGATAGGCGATGAAGGCCGCCCTGAGGCCTTCGCCCCCGAACGAGATCGCCGCCCGGGCGCCGATCACGGCCCCCAGGCTGACCGGCAGGATCAGCGGCCGCAGCTGCCCCATGTCCAGGCTGCCGGCACGGGCATGGCGCAGGCTGGCAAAACCGGCGCCGACTATCATCACCGCCGTGGAGGTCGCGACCGCCATATGCATGGCCTGCGCAGGCGCGGTACCGGCGGCCGTGAACATCGCATAGAGCAGGGGTACGGCGACGAAACCGCCGCCGAAGCCGAACAGAACGGTGGTGAGCCCGGCGAGCCCGCCGAAGGCCAGAAGCAGAAGATTGAGATCGATCGGAAGATGCATGGCACGGGGCATCCTGATGGGGCAGCGTCCGGGCCATCATGGCGTCGGCAGGCCTTGCCGGCTTTCGAAGATCAGCCGATCATCTTCGCGTTCAGGCCACATTCCGGAAGATTGCCCTCCCTTGCGCAACATCGCCCTCGACACGGTCGACGCCACCCCGCGTCCGGTGCTGGCGATCGGCACCGACTATCCGCACGGGGCGCAGCTGCCGCCCCACACCCATCGCCGCGCGCAGTTTCTCTACGGCATGACCGGGCTGATGGAGGTGGAGACCGCCGATGGTGCCTGGGTGGTGCCGCCGCATGCCGGGGTCTGGGTTCCCGCCGGCGCCCGCCATGCGGTGCGGATGGTGGGGGTCGCGACCCGCAGCCTGTACATCGAACCGGCGGCAGCGCCGCGTCCGGCGGCGATCTGCGAGGTGCTGACCGTCTCGCCCCTGCTCCACCAGCTGCTGCTCTCTGCCGCGGAACTGCCCGCCCTCTATGATCAGGCGGGCCGCGACGGGGCGTTGATCGGGCTGATCCTGCACGAGCTTGCCGCCGCCCCGGTGCTGCCGGTCTTCGCGCCGCTGCCGCCGGATCCGCGCCTCGGCGCGCTCTGCCGCGAGATCCTGCGCGCCCCCGATATCCGCATCCGCCCCGACGACATCGCCCGCCGGCTGGCGATGAGCCCGCGCAGTTTCACCCGCTTCTTCCGCAGCCAGACCGGCCTCTCCTTCGGGGCCTGGCGTCGCCAGGCCTGTCTGATGGCGGCCCTCTCCAGGCTCGCCGCCGGCCAGCCGGTCACCACCGTGGCGCTGGATCTGGGCTATGACAGCCCGGCCGCCTTCTCGACCATGGTCCGGCGCCTGCTGGGCCGGCCGCCCTCGGCCCTGGCGGGCAATGTCTGACGCAACCATGTCCGAGGGGGCCGCCGGCCGGGATCGGAACACGCCGCCCCGGCAGGGGTTCGGACGGCAATGGGCGCATCGCCCGCCGATCAGGAGACCGGATCCATGCCGCTCACACTCCGGAGCCCCGCTTTCGCCGACGGCGAACGCATTCCCGACCGTTTCACCCGGACGGGCGACAATCTGTCGCCACCCCTCGACTGGCAGGACCCGCCCGAGGGCACCCGAAGCTTCCTGCTGATCGTCAAAGACCCCGATGCCCCCGGCGGCACCTTCCGCCACTGGGCCGTGTTCGACCTGCCCGCCGATCGGACAGGGCTGGAGGAAGGGGCCGGCCGTCCCGGCAGCGGCGTCCGCCACGGCACCAATGATTTCGGTTCAGCGGCCTATGACGGTCCTGAGCCGCCCGAAGGCCATGGTCCCCATCACTATCACTTCCGTCTGGCCGCACTCGACATCGACCATCTGGAGGTCGACCCGGGCCGCCGCGTCGGCGAAATCTGGGCCGCCGCCCGGCCGCATATGCTCGCCGAAGCCGGGCTGGTCGGGCTGTATGAACGCGGCCGCGGCTGACCCGGGCCGGTCTCTATGCCGGCCGGGCCGACGCGTCGGGCGGATCGCGGAAGAAGCCTTCCAGCTCCGCGAAAGGCATGGCCTGGCCGGCAAAGCCGAAACTGCCGTCGCGGCGCATCTCGCGCGCGGCCCGGACGAAGGCACCGAAGGCGAGCCGGGCGAGGGTCGACCCCAGGCTGATCCGCTTCACGCCTGCCGCGGCCAGTTCATCGGCCGAAGCCGCCATGCCCGCGATGCCGATCACCACATTGACCGGCCGGCTCACGGCGGCACAGACCCTGCGCACCGCCTCCAGATCCGGCAGGCCCGGCGCATAGAGGACGTCGGCACCGGCCGCTTCGAAGGCCTGAAGGCGGCGGATGGTGTCGTCCGGATCCGGGCGACCCCACATGAAATTCTCGGCCCGCGCCGTCAGCACGAAATCCCGATCCAGCCCGCGGGCGGCCTCTGCCGCAGCGGCAATGCGCTCGACCGCGAGCCCATGGTCATAGATCGGCTGCGACCTGTCGCCGGTGTGATCTTCCAGCGAGCAGCCGGCAAGCCCGGCCGCCGCCGCGGCCCGGACGGTTTCGGCAGCGCTGTCCGGATCATCGCCGAACCCCTTCTCCAGATCGGCCGAGACCGGCAGCGCCGTCGCGTCGACGATCGACCGGCAATGCGCCAGAACCTGCGCGCGCCCGGCCACGCCTTCCGGCTGGCCGGCGGAAAAGGCCATGCCGGCGCTGGTGGTCGCAAGGGCCGGGAAGCCCATCGCCGCCAGGATCCGCGCGGTGCCCGCATCCCAGGGATTGGGCAGGATGAAGGCGCCGGGCGCCTCGTGGAGCCTGCGGAAGACGCGGCCGGGATCAGCTGCCGGGAGGGTCATCGGAGACCTCCATCATCATATCGGGGGCCTTCATCCTCTCAGCCGGATCCGAACATATCAAGAACAAATCATCCGCCCCAACTTGACACCGCCGCCTCAGGGCGAAATGGTCAACGCATATGCAATGTCCGGCGGATCCGCCGGCGTCCTGCATCTGAAGGGACCGCACCCGTGACGGACCGCCCTCGCCGACACGCCCGGGCCGGCATGCTGGTTCAGAGCCTTCTGGTGCTCGTGTTTCTGCTGGCCTCGATCACCGGACCGCTGGCCGCGTGCTGCGATCACGGCCTGCCGCCGGCCGCGGGGGAACATCCGATCATCGGGGGCCCCGACCACCTCTCCGGCAGACCGTCGATCATGGATGGCCAGACCTCCCCGCACGCGCAGCCCTGCCTCACATCCATTTGTCGCCTGGGCACCTGTCGCCTGGGCTGCCCGACGCCGCCGGGCCTCGACGGCGGCATGATCCGCACCGTTGCGGCCATTCTCCTGCCCGCGCGCAGCGACCCCTTACCGGACGGCATCGCACTTTCTCCGCCCCCCGGTCCGCCGCGACCTCTGGCCTGACCGAAAGACGACGCCCCTGCGGGCATCGTCCATCCCGTCATACCGCCGGTTTTGCGCCCGGAACACGAAAGGGGGCCATCGTCATCATGTCCGATCACCATCAATCGCATCACGATCATTCCCACCATCATCTGCACGGGCACATGCACGCGGCCGGAAAGGCCGGGGCGATCGACGCCCCGCCCGGCACCGTCTGGACCTGCCCCATGCATCCCGAGATCCGCAAAGACGGCCCCGGCAGCTGCCCGATCTGCGGGATGGCGCTGGAACCGCTGATGGTCACCGCCGAAAGCGGCCCCAGCCCCGAACTGGCCGATATGACCCGACGTTTCCGGTTCGGTCTGCTGCTGGCGATCCCGGTCTTCCTGCTGGAAATGGGGGCCCATCTCGTGCCCGCCCTGCATCGCCTGGTCCCGGCCGGGGTGTCGGTCTGGATCCAGTTCATCCTGGCCACCCCGGTGGTGCTGTGGGCGGGCTGGCCGTTCTTCCGTCGTGGCTGGTCCTCGATCGTCAATCGCAGCCTCAACATGTTCACCCTGATCGCCATGGGAACGGGGGTGGCCTGGACCTACAGCGTCGTCGCCACCCTGGCACCGGGCGTTTTTCCCGAGGCGTTTCGCGGCGCCGACGGCACCGTCGCGGTCTATTTCGAAGCGGCGGCGGTGATCACCGTCCTGGTCCTGCTGGGCCAGGTGCTGGAACTGCGCGCCCGTGAGCGCACCTCGGGCGCTCTCCGCGCCCTTCTGAACCTCACCCCAAAGACGGCGCGGCGGATCGGGGCCGATGGTGCCGAGGCCGATATTGCGGTGGAAGACGTCGCCATCGGCGACCGTCTGCGGGTGCGGCCGGGTGAAACCGTACCCGTGGACGGCATCGTCGAAGACGGCCGCTCCTCAGTGGACGAATCCATGGTGACCGGCGAATCGATGCCGGTCGGCCGCAGCGCCGGTGACCGGGTCGTCGGCGGAACGCTCAACCAGACGGGCGCTCTGGTCATCCGCGCCGAAAAAGTCGGCCGGGATACGATGCTCGCACGCATCGTGCAGATGGTGGCGGATGCCCAGCGCTCCCGGGCCCCCATCCAGCGCATGGCCGATCAGGTGTCGGGCTGGTTCGTCCCCATCGTCATCGTGATGGCGCTGCTCGCCTTCGCCGCCTGGGGGCTTTGGGGTCCGTCACCGCGCCTGGCCCACGGGTTGATCGCCGCCGTCTCGGTTCTGATCATCGCCTGCCCCTGTGCCCTTGGTCTGGCCACGCCCATGTCCATCATGGTGGGTGTCGGCAAGGGCGCCGCCGCCGGCGTGCTGATCAAGAACGCCGAAGCGCTGGAACGGATGGAGAAGGTTGACACCCTGGTGGTCGACAAGACCGGCACATTGACCGAAGGCCGTCCGGCGGTGACGCATATCGCCGCCGCACCGGACCATGACGAGGCCGATATTCTGCGCCTTGCGGCTGCCGTCGAGGCCGCCTCGGAACATCCGCTGGCACAGGCGATCGTGGCGGCAGCCGAGGCCAGACACATCCGGCCACCCCAGGTCACGGCATTCTTGTCGCCCACCGGCAAGGGGGCCCGCGGGATCGTCGAAGGACGGCGGATCGTGCTCGGAAATGCGGCCTTCCTGGGAGAAGAGGGCATCGACACCTCCTCCCTGTCCGATCAGGCGGATAGCCTGCGCCATGACGGTGCGACAGCGATCTATGTCGGTGTGGACGGTCGCGCCGCCGGTGTCTTCGCCATCGCCGATCCCGTCAAGCAGACAACGCCGGATGCGCTGACGGCGCTCCATGCAGACGGCATTCGCATCGTCATGCTGACCGGTGACAACCGGACCACCGCCGAGGCCGTCGCCCGGCGTATCGGCATCGACGAGGTGGAGGCAGACGTCCTGCCGGACCGCAAAGCCGAAATTGTCCAGCGGCTGAAGGCCGAGGGCCGGGTGGTGGCGATGGCCGGCGACGGCGTCAACGACGCCCCGGCGCTCGCCGCCGCCGATGTCGGCATCGCCATGGGGTCGGGCACCGATGTTGCGATCGAAAGTGCCGGCATCACCCTGCTCAAGGGCGATCTCACCGGCATCGTGAAGGCGCGCCGCCTGTCCCAGGCCACCATGACGAATATCCGTCAGAACCTCGTCTTCGCCTTCATCTACAACGCCGCCGGCATTCCGGTGGCGGCGGGCGTGCTCTATCCGGTGTTCGGCCTGCTGCTGTCACCCGTCATCGCCGCCGCCGCCATGGCGCTGTCGTCGGTGAGCGTCATCGGCAACGCACTCCGGCTCAGATCAATGAAGGTCTGAGACCCCGGCTCGGCCGCCGCCACATCGAGAGACGTGACGGCGGTCACAAACCACACCCGGATGTGTACTGGTGCAGAATCATACACTAATACTTGCCATATCTTCCGGCGTTGTCTGCGCACCGGCGCGGTCACCCGCCGTTGACCAGCTCCATTACCCTGGATTGACTGGCGCATCTCATGTCCCGCATAGTGACCGCACGAGATCGGGTGCTGACGAGATCGGGTGCTGACCGGGAGGCAGACATGACGCAAGAGAACAAGCCGTCGACCATCGTCGCGGACGAGGATCTGGCGAAAGTGACGGGCGGCTCGTCGGGCGGCCTGAATTTCAGCTCCATGGATCTGTCCAATATGGATGTGAACCAGATCCTGGCCATGGTTCAGCAGGAAAGGCAGGGTCAGCTGGACACCAGCCTGCAGCAGCAGATGGACGGAATCCAGGAGCGCAACACCCAGCTCGCCCAGATGAACGGCACTCTGCAGGAACTGGACGGTTTGGGCGACGTGCTGGAGGACCAGGGCCCGCTGTCGACCGACACGCTCGTCCATCATATGGGCCAGGAGACCACGCTCGGCGCCCTCGCCGCCGATCTGGGCCTGGATCAGGAGCGGATCGACGACGGCAGCATCGATTCTGCGGACATGGATGCGATCACCGGCCTGCTGCAGGACCGCATCACCACGGTCACGGCCGTCCAGGACATGGAGATGGCGGCCCTGCAGGCCATGAACGACAAGCGCAACGAAGCGATGGCGCTGATGCAGCAGTTCATGAACAGCATGCAGAACAATTTCAACAACATCATCGGCAATATGCGTTGATACGCCGCGACCGGCCGGCCGATCCGCTGCGGGGGCCCTGACGGGTGAGCGCGCTCTTCCGCCCGGCTGCCGTCAGCTCGTCGGCGACCTCAAATCAGTACCGCGACGCGCTCGGCGTCATGCGACCGCGCCTCTGGGCGGGCGGCCTGTTTCTGGTTGCCCTGATCCTGGGGGCGCTGGTGTGGAGCGCCCTCTTCCGGGTACCGGTCTCGGTGACGGGACAGGGCATCCTGCTCGCCCCGGGCGGCATGATCGACGTGGTGGCCGACGCGGCCGGCCAGGTGCTGGCACTCGATGCCGCCCCGGGCACGCCGGTGGCGGAGGGGGCCGTGGTCGCCCGTATCGCCCAGCCGGATCTGGAGCTGAAGCGCGATATCGCCCGTGCCGAACGTGCCGATGCGCTCAGATTCCGCGACGATCTGATCCGCTTCCAGGCGGCCGACGACGCCAATCGCGCCCGGCTGCGCGCCGCCCGCGAAGCCTCTCTGGCAGAGCGGATCCGGGCGCTGGAGCTGCGCGGTGCCGCCCTCCGCGACCAGCAGACCAATCTTCGCCGCCTGCTCAAGACCGGCAATGTCACCCGCGACCGGCTGTTGCAGGTGGATCAGGAAGTGCTGGCGGTCGAAAGCAGCATCGCCGATGCCCGCGACGAGCGGGTCGCCATGCAGGCCGAAGCCGCCCTCCAGGCGACCGAGCGCGAAAAGGCGCGGCTGGAAGCCGAGCGGCGGCTCGCCGAGGCCGAGCGGGAACTGGCGGCCCTGGATCGGCAGCTGGCCCGCACCAGCACGGTGCGCTCCCCCTTCGCCGGGCGGGTGGTCGAAGCCAAGGTCAATATCGGCCAGATGGTCCAGCCCGGCACCGCCATGGTGACCCTGGAGCGGCAGGCGGAGCCGGCCGATGGCAGAGGCACCCTGCCCTATGTCACCGCCTATGTCACCGCGGCCGACGGCAAGAAGATCCGCGCGGGGCAGCCGGTCGAGATTTCGCCCTCCACCACACGGCGCGAGGAACACGGCTTTCTGCGCGGCCATGTGGTGCATGTCAGCGACGTGCCCGCCAGCAGTGCCGGCATGCTCAAGACCCTGCAGAACGACCGGCTGGTGCAGACCTTCCAGGACGGCATGGGCGCGCCCTTCGAGGTGACGGTGGCGATCGACCCCGACCCGGCACGGCCGGATCGCCCGCTCTGGTCGTCCCCCCGCGCCCATCCGCCCCGGATCGAGCCCGGAACGCTGGCCGAGCTGCGCTTCACCATCCGGTCGGGGCCGCTGCTCGCCCTCGCCATCCCTGCGCTCCAGTATGCCGGCCCGGACGTGCCGCGCGACGGCCGCTGAATGTCCGGCCGGCGGAGGCGTACCCCCACCCTGTTGCAGATGGAGGCCGCAGAATGCGGGGCGGCGGCGCTCGGCATCATTCTGGGGCATCATGGCTGCTGGGTGACGCTGGAAGAACTGCGCCTGG
This genomic window contains:
- a CDS encoding isocitrate lyase/PEP mutase family protein, which encodes MTLPAADPGRVFRRLHEAPGAFILPNPWDAGTARILAAMGFPALATTSAGMAFSAGQPEGVAGRAQVLAHCRSIVDATALPVSADLEKGFGDDPDSAAETVRAAAAAGLAGCSLEDHTGDRSQPIYDHGLAVERIAAAAEAARGLDRDFVLTARAENFMWGRPDPDDTIRRLQAFEAAGADVLYAPGLPDLEAVRRVCAAVSRPVNVVIGIAGMAASADELAAAGVKRISLGSTLARLAFGAFVRAAREMRRDGSFGFAGQAMPFAELEGFFRDPPDASARPA
- a CDS encoding copper-transporting P-type ATPase — protein: MSDHHQSHHDHSHHHLHGHMHAAGKAGAIDAPPGTVWTCPMHPEIRKDGPGSCPICGMALEPLMVTAESGPSPELADMTRRFRFGLLLAIPVFLLEMGAHLVPALHRLVPAGVSVWIQFILATPVVLWAGWPFFRRGWSSIVNRSLNMFTLIAMGTGVAWTYSVVATLAPGVFPEAFRGADGTVAVYFEAAAVITVLVLLGQVLELRARERTSGALRALLNLTPKTARRIGADGAEADIAVEDVAIGDRLRVRPGETVPVDGIVEDGRSSVDESMVTGESMPVGRSAGDRVVGGTLNQTGALVIRAEKVGRDTMLARIVQMVADAQRSRAPIQRMADQVSGWFVPIVIVMALLAFAAWGLWGPSPRLAHGLIAAVSVLIIACPCALGLATPMSIMVGVGKGAAAGVLIKNAEALERMEKVDTLVVDKTGTLTEGRPAVTHIAAAPDHDEADILRLAAAVEAASEHPLAQAIVAAAEARHIRPPQVTAFLSPTGKGARGIVEGRRIVLGNAAFLGEEGIDTSSLSDQADSLRHDGATAIYVGVDGRAAGVFAIADPVKQTTPDALTALHADGIRIVMLTGDNRTTAEAVARRIGIDEVEADVLPDRKAEIVQRLKAEGRVVAMAGDGVNDAPALAAADVGIAMGSGTDVAIESAGITLLKGDLTGIVKARRLSQATMTNIRQNLVFAFIYNAAGIPVAAGVLYPVFGLLLSPVIAAAAMALSSVSVIGNALRLRSMKV
- a CDS encoding sulfite exporter TauE/SafE family protein; the protein is MHLPIDLNLLLLAFGGLAGLTTVLFGFGGGFVAVPLLYAMFTAAGTAPAQAMHMAVATSTAVMIVGAGFASLRHARAGSLDMGQLRPLILPVSLGAVIGARAAISFGGEGLRAAFIAYLGLTILDCLFRPGFMTRAARPARPMRRRAAALIGLGIGAIAAFLGVGGSVMTVPLLRRRGADMTAATAMASPLSLPMAVAGTIGYVGLAEGSTGYVDAGAFLALAIGSTIGVRLSAPLIGRLPDRLHARAYLVLLTLVLVVMVLL
- a CDS encoding AraC family transcriptional regulator, with product MRNIALDTVDATPRPVLAIGTDYPHGAQLPPHTHRRAQFLYGMTGLMEVETADGAWVVPPHAGVWVPAGARHAVRMVGVATRSLYIEPAAAPRPAAICEVLTVSPLLHQLLLSAAELPALYDQAGRDGALIGLILHELAAAPVLPVFAPLPPDPRLGALCREILRAPDIRIRPDDIARRLAMSPRSFTRFFRSQTGLSFGAWRRQACLMAALSRLAAGQPVTTVALDLGYDSPAAFSTMVRRLLGRPPSALAGNV
- a CDS encoding NHLP bacteriocin system secretion protein, with the translated sequence MSALFRPAAVSSSATSNQYRDALGVMRPRLWAGGLFLVALILGALVWSALFRVPVSVTGQGILLAPGGMIDVVADAAGQVLALDAAPGTPVAEGAVVARIAQPDLELKRDIARAERADALRFRDDLIRFQAADDANRARLRAAREASLAERIRALELRGAALRDQQTNLRRLLKTGNVTRDRLLQVDQEVLAVESSIADARDERVAMQAEAALQATEREKARLEAERRLAEAERELAALDRQLARTSTVRSPFAGRVVEAKVNIGQMVQPGTAMVTLERQAEPADGRGTLPYVTAYVTAADGKKIRAGQPVEISPSTTRREEHGFLRGHVVHVSDVPASSAGMLKTLQNDRLVQTFQDGMGAPFEVTVAIDPDPARPDRPLWSSPRAHPPRIEPGTLAELRFTIRSGPLLALAIPALQYAGPDVPRDGR
- a CDS encoding Tm-1-like ATP-binding domain-containing protein, with the protein product MSDTTDAPFVVVTGTCDTKSDELVYLRDLIRAAGVAVKLVDVAPRGSSGAADVTTRDVLAALPGAAEELAATADRGQAVAIVARAFAAWVDAQAPRILGMIGAGGSGNTALITPGMGRLPVGTPKIMISTVASGDVAPYVGPNDIAMLYSVVDLAGLNSISRKVLGNAANMMAGAVTRPLPDAVVPEKPALGLTMFGVTTPCIEQVVARLEADYECFVFHATGTGGRTMEKLADSGRLAGMIDVTTTEVADLLMGGVMSAGEDRLGAAIRTRLPYVGSCGALDMVNFGGLETVPARYRDRQLHVHNAQVTLMRTTPEENDRMGRWIGERLNRMEGEVRFLLPLGGVSVIDVPGAPFHDPEADAALFAALRETVRQTDRRRLIDLPQAVNDPAFAEAVVAAFLDIAGR
- a CDS encoding YbhB/YbcL family Raf kinase inhibitor-like protein, encoding MPLTLRSPAFADGERIPDRFTRTGDNLSPPLDWQDPPEGTRSFLLIVKDPDAPGGTFRHWAVFDLPADRTGLEEGAGRPGSGVRHGTNDFGSAAYDGPEPPEGHGPHHYHFRLAALDIDHLEVDPGRRVGEIWAAARPHMLAEAGLVGLYERGRG